A single genomic interval of Festucalex cinctus isolate MCC-2025b chromosome 16, RoL_Fcin_1.0, whole genome shotgun sequence harbors:
- the LOC144003999 gene encoding uncharacterized protein LOC144003999 encodes MVIVECCVPSCAFSTADVSEALAIALLANHGFVHQNPPAQATAQAPTFQGPKLARPTVDIGVSIEEWNVFTRRWEVFRAGSGIGDAQAPFQLFQCAGPNLGDSLLKADPDAASRPLPDLIAAMRSLAVIPVATCVLRTELLQLHQERDETFRAFAARVRGKAETCAYATVCECGRDVDFTDHIIRDVLINGIYDSDIRRATLGISDVLRKPVNDVIALVESREMARDASPSPTLSAMSSFRSQKRDPRMDAAPPPADRTRQATCPDCKSLFRVFTEGPRGWNTKPHQVCVECYRARRHKKRQLPQMTESHQAAMESEPISMVSSIQSRAGPARCRRARRRASTTHSDVHKPAPIRLEHHIFTKGEWRRAKLRDHPRVSVAISIDRPVGQGGGDGSRGPVKPVNVSAIADTGAQSDLWSLEEFLACGFSRDDLYPVCLGLSAANRSPINIVGAFFAELSTVPGRGDVAVTSCRCMMYVSNSVRAMYLSYDTLLNLGLLPVGFPSGDNLVGTSGVQGPVAPDATVTLPPFNAIRSINGGCKGPYGPRDTHCFCPQRTAPPPRPTELPFPCTPENNGRMKAWLLNRYASSTFNTCPHRPLPCMDGPPIEIHVDPAATPKACHTAATIPLHWQQQVYDDLLRDEALGVIERVPYGDPVTWCHRMVVTRKHDGSPRRTVDLSPLNKFCQRETFATESPFRLARRIPKGTWKSVTDAWNGYHSVPLRESDRHLTTFITPFGRWRYTRAPQGFLSSGDGYNRRFDAVLSDFERKERCVDDTVHYDTDLEQHWWRTIDFLARVGRSGIVLNADKFQFAEKCVDFAGFRVSDASIEPLPKYLDAIRDFPSPVSTTDIRSWFGLVNQVANYAQLRDTMAPFKQFLSPRCKFSWSSELEEAFQASKLSIIGAIREGVEIYDMRKRTCLRPDWSRCGIGYFLLQQHCDCASGVPDCCSGGWKITLAGSRFLSSAEQRYAAIEGEALAVAWGLEQTKYFTQGCDNLVVVTDHKPLVKIFGDRTLDEITNSRLFRLKQRTLPWRFDIVHLPGKSNHAADAASRHPSLSGPVDEPPVKLCSVPDVVESALMASIRVDAQDLGAISWSLLAQETAADACFARVLHLIENEGRIDASDPALAGLSPVCESIYAQDGVLLYHDRVVVPPSLRGRVLQYLHAAHQGVSAMEQRARAIVYWPGMAKEIHATRYGCADCNRNAPSQAATPPLPSSPPSTPFEAVFADFFDYGGRHYLVVGDRLSGWVEVLSSTAGTDLGGSAGLVRHLRSFFATFGVPEELSSDGGPEFMSSHTENFFRLWCIRHRVSSVGFPQSNGRAEVAVKTAKRLLVSNTGPTGTLDNDRFLRAMLQLRNTPDPDCNLSPAQIIFGRPLRDSLSFINRLEKFSSPHIRPLWRQAWAAKEDALRTRLSRTTESLRAHSRPLRPLALGETVFIQNQMGPSPHKWDRSGVVVESLGHDQYRVKVDGSGRLTLRNRRFLRAFTPAAPCIGQPPSGSLPLPLAQVLVPPSVLTGPVVSRVNPRLPNDVPRDSASDVDVPAPSDGPPVGLVARGDPVAVDAAPAATTPPSRSPPLLPPTPHPCRVRRPPRRYEPESGRWIRG; translated from the coding sequence ATGGTCATCGTTGAATGCTGCGTCCCTAGCTGCGCTTTCAGCACTGCCGATGTGTCTGAGGCCCTCGCCATTGCTCTGTTGGCGAACCATGGCTTTGTGCATCAGAACCCACCTGCCCAGGCGACAGCTCAGGCGCCTACTTTCCAAGGCCCGAAACTTGCCCGACCCACAGTAGACATTGGTGTATCCATAGAGGAATGGAACGTGTTCACTCGTCGCTGGGAAGTCTTCCGCGCTGGCTCGGGCATAGGAGATGCACAGGCCCCTTTCCAACTGTTTCAGTGTGCCGGGCCCAACTTAGGTGACAGCCTATTGAAAGCCGATCCCGATGCTGCTTCCAGGCCTTTGCCAGATCTCATCGCTGCCATGCGCTCACTTGCTGTCATCCCGGTGGCTACTTGTGTGCTACGTACCGAGCTGCTTCAGTTGCACCAGGAACGTGATGAAACGTTCCGAGCCTTTGCTGCCAGAGTGAGGGGGAAAGCGGAGACATGCGCCTACGCTACAGTGTGTGAGTGTGGGAGGGATGTGGACTTTACTGACCACATCATCCGCGATGTTTTGATCAATGGCATCTATGACTCGGACATACGCCGTGCCACTCTGGGCATATCTGATGTCCTGCGTAAGCCGGTGAATGATGTGATTGCACTAGTCGAAAGCAGAGAAATGGCTCGTGATGCTTCCCCGTCTCCCACCCTCTCAGCAATGTCGTCATTTCGCAGCCAGAAGAGAGATCCACGTATGGATGCTGCCCCGCCCCCAGCAGACAGGACCAGGCAGGCGACGTGCCCTGACTGTAAAAGCCTATTTCGGGTTTTCACTGAAGGGCCTCGGGGGTGGAACACCAAGCCCCACCAGGTCTGCGTTGAGTGCTATCGGGCCCGACGACACAAAAAGCGGCAGCTGCCGCAGATGACAGAGAGTCATCAGGCCGCCATGGAATCTGAACCAATCTCTATGGTTTCATCGATTCAGTCCAGAGCCGGACCCGCGCGATGTCGTAGGGCCCGACGCCGTGCTTCAACTACACACAGTGATGTCCACAAACCCGCACCTATCAGACTCGAGCACCACATCTTTACTAAAGGTGAATGGAGGCGCGCCAAGCTACGGGACCACCCCCGCGTGTCCGTCGCCATCTCGATCGACAGGCCAGTTGGACAGGGAGGCGGCGATGGGAGCCGGGGCCCGGTCAAACCAGTAAACGTATCCGCCATCGCTGACACTGGCGCGCAATCGGACCTTTGGTCTCTAGAGGAATTTCTCGCCTGTGGATTCTCTCGCGATGACTTGTACCCTGTCTGTCTCGGATTGTCTGCTGCCAATCgctcccccattaacattgtagGAGCATTCTTCGCCGAGCTCTCAACTGTCCCCGGTCGTGGTGATGTAGCGGTGACCTCCTGCCGCTGCATGATGTATGTGAGCAACTCCGTCCGTGCCATGTACCTCTCTTATGATACGCTGCTCAACCTCGGACTCTTACCTGTTGGCTTCCCGTCTGGCGACAACCTGGTAGGAACCAGTGGCGTTCAGGGTCCTGTCGCCCCTGATGCGACGGTCACGCTGCCGCCTTTCAATGCTATACGGTCCATTAATGGTGGCTGTAAAGGTCCATACGGTCCCCGTGACACGCACTGCTTCTGTCCCCAGCGTACAGCCCCTCCACCACGTCCTACGGAGCTGCCATTCCCTTGTACACCGGAAAATAATGGTCGGATGAAGGCCTGGCTCCTCAACAGATACGCCTCATCTACTTTCAACACCTGCCCTCACCGGCCTTTGCCATGTATGGATGGCCCACCCATCGAAATTCATGTGGATCCGGCGGCTACGCCTAAGGCTTGCCACACCGCCGCCACCATACCTCTGCACTGGCAGCAACAGGTCTACGATGACCTCCTGCGGGACGAAGCCCTTGGCGTCATTGAACGTGTTCCTTACGGCGATCCTGTAACTTGGTGCCATCGTATGGTCGTCACTCGGAAGCATGACGGCTCCCCCCGCAGGACGGTGGACCTCTCCCCTCTCAACAAGTTCTGCCAGCGCGAAACCTTCGCTACTGAATCCCCATTCCGCCTTGCGCGTCGCATCCCGAAAGGCACTTGGAAGTCCGTGACTGATGCCTGGAATGGCTACCATAGTGTGCCCCTTCGTGAGTCGGATCGTCACCTGACGACCTTTATCACGCCCTTTGGCCGCTGGCGTTACACTAGGGCGCCTCAAGGCTTTCTGTCATCGGGGGATGGATACAACCGTCGTTTTGATGCTGTCCTCTCTGACTTCGAGCGCAAGGAGCGCTGTGTGGACGACACTGTCCACTACGACACTGACCTTGAACAGCACTGGTGGAGGACCATTGACTTTCTCGCACGTGTCGGTCGGTCAGGGATTGTGTTGAATGCTGACAAGTTCCAATTTGCGGAAAAATGTGTTGATTTTGCTGGGTTCAGAGTCTCTGACGCCTCCATCGAACCACTCCCCAAGTACTTGGATGCAATTAGGGACTTTCCCTCCCCAGTGTCTACGACTGACATCAGAAGTTGGTTTGGCCTTGTCAATCAGGTGGCCAACTATGCGCAGTTGCGTGACACGATGGCGCCATTCAAGCAGTTCCTCAGCCCCCGCTGCAAGTTCTCCTGGTCTTCTGAATTGGAGGAAGCGTTCCAGGCGTCCAAGCTATCCATTATTGGAGCCATCCGCGAGGGCGTGGAGATCTACGACATGCGGAAACGTACCTGCCTCCGCCCAGACTGGTCCAGGTGTGGTATTGGTTACTTCCTGCTCCAACAGCATTGCGATTGCGCCTCTGGTGTACCTGATTGTTGCTCGGGGGGTTGGAAGATCACCCTGGCTGGCTCTCGTTTCCTGTCTTCGGCGGAGCAGCGCTATGCTGCCATCGAAGGTGAGGCCCTTGCTGTGGCCTGGGGCCTTGAGCAAACGAAGTATTTCACACAGGGTTGTGACAACCTTGTTGTGGTTACCGACCATAAGCCCCTGGTTAAGATCTTTGGCGATCGCACGCTGGATGAAATTACTAACTCTCGCCTATTCAGACTTAAACAACGCACCCTCCCATGGCGCTTTGACATTGTGCACCTACCTGGCAAGAGTAACCACGCCGCTGATGCTGCCTCGAGGCATCCGTCTCTCTCTGGACCGGTGGATGAGCCACCGGTGAAGTTGTGTAGTGTGCCTGATGTGGTGGAGTCAGCACTAATGGCCTCCATCCGTGTGGATGCGCAGGATCTCGGTGCCATATCGTGGTCCCTCCTCGCACAGGAAACTGCGGCCGATGCGTGCTTCGCCCGGGTCCTGCACCTCATCGAGAATGAGGGTAGGATTGATGCGAGCGACCCCGCCCTGGCGGGCCTGTCCCCGGTCTGTGAATCGATCTACGCGCAGGATGGTGTCCTGCTGTATCACGACCGCGTCGTTGTCCCTCCATCCCTTCGTGGTAGGGTCCTTCAGTATCTCCACGCTGCTCACCAGGGCGTTTCTGCGATGGAGCAGCGTGCTCGTGCTATAGTCTACTGGCCTGGGATGGCCAAGGAGATACATGCCACCAGGTACGGCTGTGCTGACTGCAACCGCAACGCCCCTTCGCAGGCAGCCACACCGCCTCTGCCGTCGTCGCCGCCGTCCACCCCGTTCGAGGCTGTGTTCGCCGACTTCTTTGACTATGGCGGGCGCCACTACTTGGTCGTTGGGGATCGGCTCTCGGGCTGGGTGGAGGTTCTGAGCTCTACGGCGGGCACGGATCTGGGTGGCTCGGCTGGTCTGGTTCGGCACCTCCGTTCTTTCTTCGCTACCTTTGGGGTGCCTGAGGAGCTTTCGAGCGATGGTGGTCCTGAGTTCATGTCGAGCCACACTGAGAACTTCTTCCGCTTATGGTGCATCAGGCATCGTGTGTCCTCGGTCGGTTTCCCGCAGTCGAATGGGAGAGCTGAGGTCGCTGTGAAGACTGCTAAGCGCCTCCTTGTTTCTAATACCGGCCCTACTGGCACCCTCGACAATGACCGCTTTCTGCGTGCCATGTTGCAGTTGCGTAACACCCCTGATCCTGACTGCAACCTCTCCCCGGCTCAGATTATCTTTGGTCGCCCCCTTAGGGACTCACTCTCTTTCATCAACAGGCTGGAGAAGTTCTCTAGCCCGCACATCCGTCCTCTATGGCGCCAGGCTTGGGCGGCCAAGGAGGACGCTCTCCGTACCCGCTTGTCCCGTACTACTGAATCGCTGAGGGCTCATTCGAGGCCTCTCCGCCCGCTGGCGCTCGGCGAGACAGTGTTCATCCAGAATCAGATGGGTCCGAGCCCTCATAAGTgggacaggtctggtgtggtgGTGGAGTCGCTGGGCCACGATCAGTACCGTGTAAAGGTCGACGGGTCAGGGCGCCTGACTTTGCGCAACCGTCGCTTCCTCCGCGCCTTCACGCCGGCTGCCCCCTGCATTGGGCAGCCTCCGTCGGGTTCGTTGCCACTGCCCCTTGCCCAGGTGCTGGTTCCCCCGTCGGTGCTTACGGGCCCTGTGGTGTCCCGGGTGAATCCTCGCCTGCCGAACGATGTGCCCCGCGACTCGGCCTCGGATGTGGACGTGCCTGCGCCGAGTGATGGACCTCCCGTGGGGCTCGTGGCCCGTGGGGATCCTGTCGCTGTTGATGCGGCTCCGGCTGCCACGACCCCGCCTTCGCGGTCGCCACCTTTGTTGCCCCCTACCCCTCATCCATGTCGTGTGAGGAGGCCGCCCAGGCGATATGAGCCTGAGAGTGGCCGTTGGATTCGTGGCTGA